The following are from one region of the Salvia hispanica cultivar TCC Black 2014 chromosome 1, UniMelb_Shisp_WGS_1.0, whole genome shotgun sequence genome:
- the LOC125212573 gene encoding phosphoglycolate phosphatase 1A, chloroplastic-like codes for MLTIKLSAAAVCSSSSTHFLNPHSRLRFNKRIPFLSNPSLFNPLRRIAECSKKNSAKTMDSSASSRIVAAAEQLKDPDQLIDSVETFIFDCDGVIWKGDKLIDGVPETLDMLRSKGKRLVFVTNNSTKSRKQYGKKFETLGLNVSEEEIFASSFAAAAYLKSIDFPKDKKVYVVGEEGILKELDLAGFQYIGGPEDGDKKIELKPGFLMEHDEDVGAVVVGFDRYFNYYKIQYATLCVRENPGCLFIATNRDAVTHLTDAQEWAGGGSMVGAVRGSTQREPHVVGKPSTFMMDYLAKEFNISKSQICMVGDRLDTDILFGQNGGCKTLLVLSGVTSLPMLQSPDNTIQPDFYTNKISDFLSLKAAAV; via the exons ATGCTGACAATCAAACTATCAGCAGCTGCAGTCTGTTCATCTTCCTCCACTCACTTCCTGAATCCCCACAGCAGATTGAGATTCAACAAGAGAATCCCTTTCCTCTCCAACCCGTCTCTCTTCAATCCTCTCAGACGCATCGCTGAATGCAGCAAGAAGAATTCGGCAAAAACAATGGattcttctgcttcttcgaGGATTGTGGCCGCTGCCGAGCAGCTCAAGGACCCCGATCAGCTCATCGACTCTGTCGAGACTTTCATTTTCGACTGCGATG GTGTCATATGGAAAGGAGACAAGCTAATAGATGGCGTCCCAGAGACACTTGACATGCTTCGTTCAAAG GGAAAAAGGTTGGTTTTTGTCACCAACAACTCCACAAAATCCAGAAAACAATATGGCAAAAAGTTTGAGACGCTCGGCCTTAATGTCAGCGAG GAAGAAATATTTGCATCATCTTTCGCAGCTGCTGCTTACCTGAAGTCAATTGAtttccccaaagataaaaag GTTTATGTTGTTGGCGAGGAAGGCATTTTAAAGGAGCTTGATTTGGCAGGGTTTCAGTACATTGGTGGACCG GAAGATGGTGACAAGAAGATTGAACTGAAACCGGGTTTTTTGATGGAGCATGACGAAGAC GTCGGAGCTGTGGTTGTCGGATTTGACCGTTACTTCAACTATTACAAAATCCA GTATGCGACTTTGTGCGTCCGTGAAAACCCTGGGTGCCTTTTCATAGCCACCAACCGTGACGCGGTCACCCATCTCACTGATGCTCAAGAATGGGCAG GTGGTGGCTCGATGGTAGGTGCAGTACGTGGATCGACTCAACGTGAGCCACATGTTGTCGGGAAGCCCTCAACGTTCATGATGGATTACTTAGCCAAGGA aTTCAACATCTCCAAGTCCCAAATATGTATGGTTGGAGACAGACTAGACACTGATATACTCTTCGGGCAAAACGGAGGGTGCAAGACTCTTCTTGTTCTATCAG GCGTGACGTCTCTGCCAATGCTTCAGAGCCCCGACAACACGATACAGCCGGATTTCTACACCAACAAGATCTCAGATTTCCTTTCCCTCAAGGCTGCTGCTGTGTAA